In Haliaeetus albicilla chromosome 20, bHalAlb1.1, whole genome shotgun sequence, a genomic segment contains:
- the LRRC32 gene encoding transforming growth factor beta activator LRRC32 isoform X2, whose translation MKLYVLFFLAVVNRGTSNNQPTEGMSCEMANSQAFCHNKDLHQIPRELQPNVNKIDLSGNLIQSIPEMPLSFYTSLQCLDLSSNQISFITPGVFAHMTSLLEINLANNHLYELAQNGTEGIGLLPKVEVLDLSHNSLYNGMAEYFIKQAPALRYLSLADNSIIMISHKMFQGSPNLVEIDLQSNIIMEIEEGAFETLVNLSKLNLSMNSITCISDFNLRQLEILDLSRNSIETFHTAESDDEYSLRCLDLSENKLLHFPVFPQVNKLVTLNLSKNLIQLNAESSHNKMDYMENEWLDASFHLLDQKQSRNKSSLYLSQLVYLDLSYNEIKSIPDEFFESMLSLHTLNLSKNCLQAFAVTYDSALISLTVLDLSYNALQNLLLDAGTLSNLKELYIQNNHLQTLQFDIFSSLPSLRLLNLQSNNISLCSMYSGLAKQRLAGEQSGCVSFVDSPTLQYLYIADNMLNILPAYTFYKTSLIVLDLSMNPGLKIEVKALSGLEKSLEYLYLHGNSLIDLNIDLPCFSHLKHLNLSENQLNWLPKWGSDSPLEVLDLRNNRFSTLQNSNILALENSLKNLYLTGNPLNCCGNIWLSSMIQNKNVQIPNVEHLTCQYTQNFGYQEEIYIGNIRPEDCEKEDLKKINFLIILTFVLVLSVIIIGVGSFFCFRRQNFSHQFKA comes from the exons ATGAAACTGTACGTCCTCTTCTTCCTGGCAGTGGTGAACAGAGGGACCTCTAACAATCAGCCCACAGAGGGGATGTCCTGTGAAATG GCAAACTCACAGGCATTTTGCCACAACAAAGACCTCCACCAAATCCCTCGTGAGCTCCAGCCGAATGTAAACAAAATAGATCTGTCTGGAAATCTGATTCAAAGCATCCCTGAAATGCCGTTATCATTTTACACTTCCCTCCAGTGCCTGGATTTAAGCTCTAACCAGATAAGCTTCATCACGCCTGGAGTCTTTGCACACATGACGAGTTTGCTGGAAATAAATTTAGCCAACAATCACTTATATGAGCTTGCTCAGAATGGGACAGAAGGGATTGGACTTTTACCCAAGGTGGAAGTACTGGACTTGTCCCACAACAGTCTGTACAATGGGATGGCTGAGTATTTCATTAAACAAGCTCCAGCACTGCGGTATCTTTCCTTGGCAGACAACAGTATTATAATGATATCACACAAGATGTTTCAGGGATCTCCCAATCTTGTGGAGATAGATCTTCAGAGTAATATCATCATGGAAATAGAAGAAGGTGCTTTTGAGACTCTAGTGAACCTTTCCAAACTCAATCTCTCCATGAATTCAATTACTTGCATCTCTGATTTCAACCTCAGGCAGCTGGAGATACTTGACCTTAGCAGGAATAGCATTGAGACCTTCCACACCGCAGAGTCAGACGATGAATATAGCTTAAGATGTTTGGATCTGAGTGAAAACAAACTGCTTCACTTTCCAGTCTTTCCCCAGGTCAATAAACTGGTAACTCTGAATTTATCAAAGAATTTAATCCAGCTCAATGCTGAATCCTCTCATAATAAAATGGACTATATGGAAAACGAATGGCTAGATGCTTCTTTTCATCTTCTTGATCAGAAGCAAAGTAGAAACAAAAGTTCTCTTTATCTATCCCAGCTTGTATATTTAGACTTAAGTTATAACGAAATCAAATCTATTCCGGATGAGTTCTTTGAATCAATGTTGTCCCTTCACACCCTTAATCTCAGCAAAAACTGTCTTCAGGCATTTGCAGTAACTTACGACAGTGCATTGATCTCCCTAACTGTCCTCGACTTGAGCTACAATGCTTTGCAGAACCTTCTCCTAGATGCTGGCACGTTGTCAAATTTGAAGGAGCTCTACATTCAGAACAACCATCTTCAGACCCTACAATTTGATATCTTCTCAAGTCTTCCTAGCCTCAGACTGCTTAATCTACAGAGCAATAATATCAGCCTTTGCAGCATGTACTCAGGCTTAGCAAAGCAAAGACTTGCTGGAGAGCAAAGTGGCTGTGTATCATTTGTCGATTCTCCTACTCTTCAGTACTTGTACATAGCTGACAACATGCTGAACATCCTACCAGCATACACTTTCTACAAGACTTCTCTGATTGTCTTGGATCTCTCCATGAACCCCGGACTGAAAATAGAAGTTAAAGCATTATCGGGACTGGAAAAGTCTCTGgaatatttgtatttacatGGCAATAGCCTGATAGATTTAAATATTGACTTGCCTTGTTTTAGTCACCTTAAACATTTAAACCTCTCTGAAAATCAGCTGAACTGGCTGCCTAAGTGGGGTAGTGACTCTCCACTGGAAGTTCTGGACCTACGGAACAATAGGTTTAGTACATTACAGAACAGCAATATTTTAGCATTAGAAAATTCCCTTAAAAACTTGTATCTCACTGGGAACCCACTCAACTGCTGTGGAAACATCTGGCTCTCATCAATGATCCAGAACAAAAATGTCCAGATCCCCAACGTGGAGCACTTAACGTGCCAGTACACTCAGAACTTCGGGTACCAGGAAGAAATCTACATCGGGAACATTAGACCAGAAGACTGTGAAAAAGAGGATCTGAAGAAAATCAACTTCCTTATTATATTAACATTTGTGTTGGTTTTATCCGTGATCATCATTGGCGTGGGTTCATTCTTTTGCTTCCGCAGGCAAAACTTTAGCCATCAGTTTAAAGCATAG
- the LRRC32 gene encoding transforming growth factor beta activator LRRC32 isoform X1 has translation MRETLETRTMKLYVLFFLAVVNRGTSNNQPTEGMSCEMANSQAFCHNKDLHQIPRELQPNVNKIDLSGNLIQSIPEMPLSFYTSLQCLDLSSNQISFITPGVFAHMTSLLEINLANNHLYELAQNGTEGIGLLPKVEVLDLSHNSLYNGMAEYFIKQAPALRYLSLADNSIIMISHKMFQGSPNLVEIDLQSNIIMEIEEGAFETLVNLSKLNLSMNSITCISDFNLRQLEILDLSRNSIETFHTAESDDEYSLRCLDLSENKLLHFPVFPQVNKLVTLNLSKNLIQLNAESSHNKMDYMENEWLDASFHLLDQKQSRNKSSLYLSQLVYLDLSYNEIKSIPDEFFESMLSLHTLNLSKNCLQAFAVTYDSALISLTVLDLSYNALQNLLLDAGTLSNLKELYIQNNHLQTLQFDIFSSLPSLRLLNLQSNNISLCSMYSGLAKQRLAGEQSGCVSFVDSPTLQYLYIADNMLNILPAYTFYKTSLIVLDLSMNPGLKIEVKALSGLEKSLEYLYLHGNSLIDLNIDLPCFSHLKHLNLSENQLNWLPKWGSDSPLEVLDLRNNRFSTLQNSNILALENSLKNLYLTGNPLNCCGNIWLSSMIQNKNVQIPNVEHLTCQYTQNFGYQEEIYIGNIRPEDCEKEDLKKINFLIILTFVLVLSVIIIGVGSFFCFRRQNFSHQFKA, from the exons AACCATGAAACTGTACGTCCTCTTCTTCCTGGCAGTGGTGAACAGAGGGACCTCTAACAATCAGCCCACAGAGGGGATGTCCTGTGAAATG GCAAACTCACAGGCATTTTGCCACAACAAAGACCTCCACCAAATCCCTCGTGAGCTCCAGCCGAATGTAAACAAAATAGATCTGTCTGGAAATCTGATTCAAAGCATCCCTGAAATGCCGTTATCATTTTACACTTCCCTCCAGTGCCTGGATTTAAGCTCTAACCAGATAAGCTTCATCACGCCTGGAGTCTTTGCACACATGACGAGTTTGCTGGAAATAAATTTAGCCAACAATCACTTATATGAGCTTGCTCAGAATGGGACAGAAGGGATTGGACTTTTACCCAAGGTGGAAGTACTGGACTTGTCCCACAACAGTCTGTACAATGGGATGGCTGAGTATTTCATTAAACAAGCTCCAGCACTGCGGTATCTTTCCTTGGCAGACAACAGTATTATAATGATATCACACAAGATGTTTCAGGGATCTCCCAATCTTGTGGAGATAGATCTTCAGAGTAATATCATCATGGAAATAGAAGAAGGTGCTTTTGAGACTCTAGTGAACCTTTCCAAACTCAATCTCTCCATGAATTCAATTACTTGCATCTCTGATTTCAACCTCAGGCAGCTGGAGATACTTGACCTTAGCAGGAATAGCATTGAGACCTTCCACACCGCAGAGTCAGACGATGAATATAGCTTAAGATGTTTGGATCTGAGTGAAAACAAACTGCTTCACTTTCCAGTCTTTCCCCAGGTCAATAAACTGGTAACTCTGAATTTATCAAAGAATTTAATCCAGCTCAATGCTGAATCCTCTCATAATAAAATGGACTATATGGAAAACGAATGGCTAGATGCTTCTTTTCATCTTCTTGATCAGAAGCAAAGTAGAAACAAAAGTTCTCTTTATCTATCCCAGCTTGTATATTTAGACTTAAGTTATAACGAAATCAAATCTATTCCGGATGAGTTCTTTGAATCAATGTTGTCCCTTCACACCCTTAATCTCAGCAAAAACTGTCTTCAGGCATTTGCAGTAACTTACGACAGTGCATTGATCTCCCTAACTGTCCTCGACTTGAGCTACAATGCTTTGCAGAACCTTCTCCTAGATGCTGGCACGTTGTCAAATTTGAAGGAGCTCTACATTCAGAACAACCATCTTCAGACCCTACAATTTGATATCTTCTCAAGTCTTCCTAGCCTCAGACTGCTTAATCTACAGAGCAATAATATCAGCCTTTGCAGCATGTACTCAGGCTTAGCAAAGCAAAGACTTGCTGGAGAGCAAAGTGGCTGTGTATCATTTGTCGATTCTCCTACTCTTCAGTACTTGTACATAGCTGACAACATGCTGAACATCCTACCAGCATACACTTTCTACAAGACTTCTCTGATTGTCTTGGATCTCTCCATGAACCCCGGACTGAAAATAGAAGTTAAAGCATTATCGGGACTGGAAAAGTCTCTGgaatatttgtatttacatGGCAATAGCCTGATAGATTTAAATATTGACTTGCCTTGTTTTAGTCACCTTAAACATTTAAACCTCTCTGAAAATCAGCTGAACTGGCTGCCTAAGTGGGGTAGTGACTCTCCACTGGAAGTTCTGGACCTACGGAACAATAGGTTTAGTACATTACAGAACAGCAATATTTTAGCATTAGAAAATTCCCTTAAAAACTTGTATCTCACTGGGAACCCACTCAACTGCTGTGGAAACATCTGGCTCTCATCAATGATCCAGAACAAAAATGTCCAGATCCCCAACGTGGAGCACTTAACGTGCCAGTACACTCAGAACTTCGGGTACCAGGAAGAAATCTACATCGGGAACATTAGACCAGAAGACTGTGAAAAAGAGGATCTGAAGAAAATCAACTTCCTTATTATATTAACATTTGTGTTGGTTTTATCCGTGATCATCATTGGCGTGGGTTCATTCTTTTGCTTCCGCAGGCAAAACTTTAGCCATCAGTTTAAAGCATAG